A genomic window from Shewanella vesiculosa includes:
- a CDS encoding sigma-54 dependent transcriptional regulator, translating into MTQIQDINDYQVIIVDDEPHIGIVLQQLFKLENIRALATTDPQSISSHITANWPGIVISDVNMPLLDGLSLLQQLKQQDSDLPVVLLTGFGDIAMAVDALKKGAYDFIEKPFNNEHILDVTKRALDKRSLTLENRKLKRELESHIAPGPRILGNSPSVMKMRHLIDQVLDTPADIMIEGETGAGKELVARYLHDHSYRNKANFVAINCGAIPENLIESELFGAESGAFTGIDKRRIGKFEYANGGTLLLDEIESTPMALQVKLLRVLEDRKVERLGSNTPIDLDIRVIAATKLNLQQLCEEGKFRQDLLYRLNLVTIVIPPLRDRREDIPLLFLHFARIASARYHKALIALNTSQTMVLTAHDWPGNVRELRNLAERYVLLGAEAAFAGNLESNTTIHTSMSLQQRVEFFERMLIEEALSHNKGSIKLTMEQLELPRKTLYDKMRKFDLDRKQFIEN; encoded by the coding sequence GTGACTCAAATACAAGACATCAACGATTATCAAGTCATTATTGTTGATGATGAACCTCATATTGGTATCGTGTTACAACAATTATTCAAACTCGAAAATATTCGTGCCTTAGCCACCACAGACCCACAGTCTATTTCCAGTCACATTACCGCTAACTGGCCTGGTATTGTGATCTCTGATGTCAATATGCCATTACTTGATGGATTGAGTTTATTACAACAACTGAAACAACAAGACAGTGATCTTCCTGTTGTACTGTTAACTGGCTTTGGTGACATAGCAATGGCTGTCGACGCATTGAAAAAAGGAGCTTACGACTTTATCGAAAAACCTTTTAATAACGAACACATACTCGATGTCACCAAACGTGCTCTAGATAAGCGATCGTTAACTTTAGAAAACCGCAAGCTTAAACGCGAACTTGAATCTCACATTGCTCCTGGCCCGCGTATTTTAGGAAACAGTCCTAGCGTAATGAAAATGCGCCACCTTATAGACCAAGTATTAGATACACCCGCCGATATTATGATTGAAGGTGAAACCGGTGCGGGTAAAGAGTTAGTCGCCCGATATTTACATGACCATAGCTACCGTAACAAAGCCAATTTTGTCGCAATTAATTGTGGTGCTATTCCGGAAAATCTCATAGAAAGCGAACTCTTTGGTGCTGAATCAGGCGCTTTTACCGGCATAGACAAACGCCGTATCGGCAAATTCGAATATGCCAATGGCGGTACACTACTTTTAGATGAAATAGAAAGTACTCCAATGGCGTTGCAGGTGAAATTATTACGCGTGTTGGAAGACCGCAAAGTTGAAAGGCTGGGCTCAAACACACCAATAGACTTAGATATCAGAGTCATTGCTGCAACAAAATTAAACTTGCAGCAGCTGTGTGAAGAAGGCAAATTCAGACAAGATTTATTGTATCGTCTTAACTTGGTCACTATTGTTATTCCGCCGCTAAGAGATAGAAGAGAAGATATTCCACTGCTGTTTTTACACTTTGCTAGAATTGCATCGGCTCGATACCATAAAGCACTTATTGCCTTAAATACGTCACAAACCATGGTGCTTACCGCACATGATTGGCCGGGTAATGTGCGTGAATTACGTAACTTAGCTGAACGCTATGTTCTACTGGGCGCTGAGGCCGCTTTTGCTGGTAATCTAGAAAGCAATACAACCATACATACCAGTATGTCATTGCAGCAGCGAGTAGAGTTTTTTGAGCGTATGTTGATTGAAGAAGCCTTAAGTCATAATAAAGGCAGCATAAAATTAACCATGGAACAGCTCGAGCTCCCCCGTAAAACCTTGTACGACAAAATGCGCAAATTTGACTT
- a CDS encoding ATP-binding protein translates to MLSFFTIKKRNILVSIMLIIGLLLTLKMTYWYVLEQGTKNIAEQSEKQINELVIFIDNALSHYENIPAVLAQNPILEQGLLDQQNSQTIEKLNAYLSELQQVTESSDIYLTDALGVAIAASNWDQPNSFINHDYSFRPYFIEAISGKSGRYYAVGTSSNKRGFYFANPVYHNGLVLGVVVVKVDIGLIEQQSSGIAIASQYEFMISDPDNIVFLSSINSWRFNSLSPLTQAKRFALNSSKRYANRPIGELSVNPSFKIGNSHAAQVYQISSFEGQKKYLERHQFMPNANWNVHVLAPMKPLYESLPQILLLAATLYLLLALFILYNIERRKNLRRMRQAQNQLEQRVKERTLELEQANTQLKDTQDELIQAAKLTVIGSLSASINHELNQPLAALRSYAQNTQTFIGRNMLNDAGNNIKIMIELTDRLADIIGQFKSFTRKSQGKDNATDITKSIEQALTIVQPEIDKQGIKLSLQLLQGKCQIWGDSVRLQQVLVNLISNAIVAMQQSTERKLRIEVYCDNKVNISIQDSGPGVRESQMSKIFEPYYTTSERQGLGLGLSISQRIIESMQGSITVENALQGGAIFHIILPLYLREEV, encoded by the coding sequence ATGCTTTCATTTTTTACCATCAAGAAACGTAATATTTTAGTAAGCATCATGCTCATCATAGGATTATTACTCACTCTTAAAATGACTTATTGGTATGTACTTGAACAAGGCACGAAAAATATTGCAGAGCAATCTGAGAAGCAAATCAATGAACTGGTTATTTTTATCGATAACGCACTGTCACACTACGAGAATATTCCAGCCGTACTGGCACAAAACCCTATATTAGAACAGGGGTTACTCGATCAACAAAACTCTCAAACTATTGAAAAGCTGAACGCTTATTTATCTGAATTACAGCAAGTCACCGAATCATCTGATATTTACCTGACCGATGCGCTCGGAGTCGCTATTGCCGCCAGCAATTGGGATCAGCCGAATTCTTTTATTAATCATGACTATTCATTTAGACCCTACTTTATCGAAGCGATATCAGGTAAATCAGGACGATATTATGCCGTCGGAACTTCATCAAATAAGCGCGGCTTCTATTTTGCTAACCCGGTTTATCACAATGGTCTAGTCTTGGGTGTAGTCGTTGTGAAAGTTGATATTGGCTTAATTGAACAACAAAGTAGTGGCATTGCCATCGCAAGCCAATATGAATTTATGATCAGCGATCCAGACAATATCGTGTTTCTATCAAGTATCAATAGCTGGCGATTTAATTCATTATCACCGCTGACACAGGCCAAACGTTTTGCACTCAACTCTTCAAAACGTTACGCCAATAGACCCATTGGTGAGCTTAGTGTCAATCCTAGCTTTAAGATTGGTAACTCCCATGCTGCTCAGGTTTACCAAATATCATCCTTTGAAGGGCAAAAAAAATACCTTGAACGTCATCAATTTATGCCTAATGCCAATTGGAACGTTCATGTACTTGCACCAATGAAGCCCTTATATGAGTCTTTGCCACAGATATTGCTATTGGCTGCCACGCTATATTTATTACTGGCATTATTTATTCTTTATAACATTGAACGTCGTAAAAATTTACGCCGAATGCGTCAAGCACAAAATCAACTTGAACAAAGGGTAAAAGAGCGCACCTTAGAGCTTGAGCAAGCCAACACCCAATTAAAAGACACTCAAGACGAACTGATTCAAGCTGCAAAGCTGACCGTCATAGGCAGCCTGTCAGCCAGTATTAATCACGAACTAAATCAACCTCTGGCGGCACTAAGAAGTTACGCACAAAATACCCAAACTTTCATCGGTCGAAATATGCTTAACGATGCCGGTAATAACATCAAAATCATGATCGAACTAACCGATAGATTGGCTGATATTATTGGCCAATTTAAGAGCTTTACCCGTAAGTCTCAGGGTAAAGACAATGCCACTGATATAACAAAATCGATAGAACAGGCGTTAACAATTGTTCAACCTGAAATAGACAAGCAAGGTATTAAACTGTCGCTGCAACTCCTACAGGGTAAGTGTCAAATCTGGGGTGACAGCGTGCGATTACAGCAAGTATTGGTTAATCTTATCAGTAATGCCATTGTCGCAATGCAACAATCTACCGAACGAAAATTACGTATCGAAGTCTATTGCGATAACAAGGTAAACATCAGTATCCAAGACAGTGGGCCGGGTGTGAGAGAAAGCCAAATGAGCAAAATTTTTGAACCTTACTATACCACCAGCGAACGTCAGGGATTAGGATTAGGCTTGTCCATCTCGCAACGGATTATCGAATCCATGCAAGGTTCTATTACAGTCGAAAACGCCCTTCAAGGTGGCGCTATTTTCCATATTATTTTGCCTCTTTATTTACGTGAGGAAGTCTAA
- a CDS encoding TRAP transporter large permease, which translates to MTIATLFIALFICMMIGMPIAIALGFSSMLTILLFSNDSLASIVLKLYESTSEHYTLLAIPFFILSSAFLSTGGVARRIIDFAMDSVGHIRGGLAMASVMACMLFAAVSGSSPATVAAIGSIVIVGMVRAGYPEKFAAGVITTSGTLGILIPPSIVMLVYAAATEVSAARMFMAGLIPGLMMGCILMLAIYIVARIKKLPSRPFPGVKALTISSAKALGGLALIIIVLGSIYGGIASPTEAAAVACVYAYFIAVFGYRDIGPLKNVAWRNQQESLIGASFRNIGYMLLAVIKTPTDKEIRHVVRDGAKVSIMLLFIIANAMLFAHVLTTERIPHIIAEAIVGLGLPAWGFLIIVNLLLLAAGNFMEPSAILLIMAPILFPIATQLGIDPIHLGIIMVVNMEIGMLTPPPVGLNLFVTAGITGKSMGWVIQSCLPWLVLLLGFLMLITYIPQISLFLPEYIDKLNGY; encoded by the coding sequence ATGACTATAGCCACACTCTTTATCGCTTTGTTTATATGTATGATGATTGGTATGCCGATTGCTATTGCTTTAGGCTTTTCAAGCATGTTGACGATTTTGTTGTTTTCAAATGACTCACTCGCCTCAATTGTGCTTAAACTATATGAATCAACATCAGAACATTACACTTTATTAGCTATTCCATTCTTTATTTTATCGTCAGCATTTTTGTCTACTGGTGGCGTCGCTAGGCGTATTATCGACTTCGCTATGGACAGTGTCGGTCATATCCGCGGTGGTCTTGCTATGGCCTCCGTTATGGCTTGTATGTTGTTCGCCGCCGTATCAGGATCGTCACCTGCCACTGTTGCTGCAATTGGTTCAATTGTAATTGTTGGCATGGTACGAGCTGGATATCCTGAAAAATTTGCTGCTGGAGTGATTACCACCTCAGGAACTTTAGGTATTTTAATCCCACCTTCAATTGTGATGCTGGTTTATGCCGCTGCAACTGAAGTATCTGCTGCTAGAATGTTTATGGCAGGTCTGATACCAGGATTAATGATGGGCTGTATTTTAATGCTGGCCATCTACATTGTGGCAAGAATAAAAAAGCTACCTTCACGCCCTTTTCCTGGCGTAAAAGCGCTAACGATATCAAGTGCTAAAGCTCTTGGCGGTTTAGCACTTATTATTATTGTACTCGGATCAATTTATGGTGGTATCGCCAGCCCAACAGAAGCTGCAGCAGTAGCCTGTGTATACGCTTACTTTATTGCGGTATTTGGTTATCGAGATATTGGACCACTTAAAAATGTGGCTTGGCGTAATCAACAAGAGTCTTTAATCGGAGCCTCATTTCGCAATATCGGCTACATGTTACTTGCTGTGATAAAAACACCTACCGACAAAGAAATTCGTCATGTGGTTCGTGACGGCGCAAAAGTCAGTATTATGCTGCTATTTATTATTGCTAATGCCATGCTATTTGCGCACGTGTTAACCACCGAACGCATTCCGCACATTATTGCAGAAGCCATTGTCGGATTAGGTTTGCCTGCCTGGGGATTTTTGATCATTGTTAACTTACTGTTGTTAGCCGCAGGTAACTTTATGGAGCCCTCTGCCATTTTGCTCATTATGGCGCCCATTCTGTTCCCTATCGCAACGCAACTGGGTATAGACCCTATCCACTTAGGGATCATTATGGTGGTTAACATGGAGATAGGAATGCTCACCCCCCCCCCCGTCGGACTCAATCTCTTTGTCACCGCGGGAATAACGGGTAAAAGTATGGGATGGGTCATTCAGTCATGCTTACCTTGGTTGGTATTATTACTCGGTTTCTTGATGTTAATTACCTATATTCCACAAATTTCACTATTTTTACCGGAATATATAGACAAATTAAACGGCTACTAG
- the gltX gene encoding glutamate--tRNA ligase, with translation MTTKTRFAPSPTGFLHVGGARTALYSWLHARANNGEFVLRIEDTDIERSTQEACDAILDGMNWLGLTWDEGPYYQTKRFDRYNEIIAQMLDKGTAYKCYCSRERIESMREEQAAQGLQQKYDGCCRNLAPRDTDEPFVVRFKNPIEGSVIFDDHVRGRIEISNDMLDDLIIKRTDGVPTYNFCVVVDDWDMGITCVVRGEDHINNTPRQINILKALGAPIPEYAHVSMILGDDGAKLSKRHGAVGVMQYRDDGYLPEALLNYLVRLGWSHGDQEIFSMDELKTLFKLDDINKAASAFNTDKLVWLNQHYIKSLDPVYVASHLQWHMDDQKIDTSNGPALTEIVTALSERAKTLKELAASSRYFYEDFADFDEAQAKKHLRGVALEPLTLFNQKLSELNDWSVENIHHVIEATATELDVGMGKVGMPLRVAVTGAGQSPALDLTLFLIGKERSAQRISKAIEFVADRINS, from the coding sequence ATGACTACCAAGACGCGTTTTGCTCCAAGTCCAACTGGTTTTCTTCATGTAGGTGGTGCTCGAACAGCACTTTATTCATGGTTGCACGCACGTGCTAACAATGGTGAATTTGTACTTCGTATTGAAGACACTGATATTGAACGTTCAACTCAAGAAGCCTGTGACGCTATCCTTGATGGTATGAACTGGTTAGGTTTGACTTGGGATGAAGGTCCTTACTACCAGACTAAGCGTTTTGATCGTTACAATGAAATTATTGCGCAAATGCTTGATAAAGGCACTGCCTATAAATGTTATTGTTCTCGTGAACGTATTGAAAGCATGCGTGAAGAGCAAGCTGCACAAGGTCTACAACAAAAATATGACGGTTGCTGTCGTAACCTTGCACCTCGTGATACTGATGAGCCCTTTGTTGTTCGCTTTAAAAACCCTATCGAAGGCAGTGTGATATTTGATGATCACGTTCGTGGCCGTATCGAAATTTCTAACGATATGCTTGATGACTTAATTATTAAGCGTACCGATGGCGTACCTACTTATAATTTCTGTGTTGTAGTCGATGACTGGGATATGGGCATCACCTGCGTTGTACGCGGTGAAGATCATATCAATAATACTCCACGCCAAATCAACATCCTTAAAGCCTTAGGCGCACCTATTCCTGAATATGCTCATGTGTCGATGATTCTAGGTGACGATGGCGCCAAGCTATCTAAGCGTCATGGTGCTGTGGGCGTTATGCAGTACCGTGATGACGGGTATTTACCTGAAGCACTATTAAACTACCTTGTTCGCTTAGGTTGGTCTCATGGTGATCAAGAAATATTTTCAATGGACGAGTTGAAAACGCTGTTTAAATTAGATGATATCAATAAAGCGGCTTCAGCTTTTAATACTGATAAGCTCGTTTGGCTAAACCAACATTATATCAAGTCTCTCGATCCTGTTTATGTCGCATCGCATTTACAGTGGCATATGGATGATCAGAAAATTGATACTAGTAATGGCCCAGCGCTAACTGAAATTGTTACGGCACTATCTGAACGTGCGAAAACACTAAAAGAGTTAGCCGCTTCAAGCCGATACTTCTATGAAGACTTTGCAGATTTTGATGAAGCTCAAGCTAAAAAGCATTTACGTGGCGTTGCACTAGAGCCTCTAACATTGTTTAATCAAAAATTATCTGAGCTAAATGATTGGAGTGTTGAGAATATTCACCACGTTATTGAAGCGACAGCAACTGAACTTGATGTCGGTATGGGTAAAGTGGGTATGCCTTTACGTGTTGCCGTGACAGGCGCAGGGCAGTCTCCTGCGTTAGATTTAACCTTGTTCTTAATCGGAAAAGAAAGATCTGCACAAAGAATATCCAAAGCGATTGAATTTGTAGCAGATAGAATAAATTCCTAA
- a CDS encoding TRAP transporter substrate-binding protein: MKKSTSAFTRPLKSMAKLATIASILAASFNVFAEPIEIKFSHVVAENTPKGQMALKFKELVEQRLPGEYIVNVFPNSQLFGDNNELAALLLNDVQFVAPSLSKFERFTKKLQIFDLPFLFEDMAAVDRFQQSESGQKLLNSMNRKGVVGLGYLHNGMKQFSANDPLALPEDAKGKKFRIMASDVIAAQFDAVGAIPVKKPFSEVFTLLQTRAIDGQENTWSNTYSMKFYEVQSQITESNHGVLDYMVVTSNTFWKGLPAEKRAIFKSSLDEAIALGNKIASEKDNEDRQAIIDSKRSELVTLTPAARQQWINVMKPVWAKFEDQIGKDMIDAAVAANTK; the protein is encoded by the coding sequence ATGAAAAAATCAACAAGTGCCTTTACTCGACCTCTAAAATCAATGGCTAAGCTAGCAACGATTGCCTCAATCCTTGCTGCGAGTTTTAATGTCTTTGCTGAACCGATAGAAATTAAATTTTCACATGTGGTTGCAGAGAACACGCCAAAAGGACAAATGGCGCTGAAATTTAAAGAGTTAGTTGAACAGCGCCTACCAGGTGAATACATTGTTAACGTATTCCCAAACTCACAGTTATTTGGGGATAACAATGAGCTGGCGGCATTACTGTTAAACGATGTGCAATTTGTTGCACCATCATTGTCTAAATTTGAGCGTTTTACCAAAAAACTACAGATTTTCGATTTACCTTTCTTATTTGAAGATATGGCAGCGGTTGATCGTTTTCAGCAATCAGAATCAGGCCAGAAATTACTCAACTCAATGAACCGTAAAGGCGTTGTTGGTCTGGGATATCTTCACAACGGTATGAAGCAGTTTTCAGCAAACGATCCATTAGCATTACCAGAAGATGCTAAAGGCAAAAAGTTTCGTATCATGGCCTCTGACGTGATTGCAGCTCAGTTTGATGCTGTTGGTGCCATTCCAGTAAAAAAACCATTCTCTGAAGTGTTTACTTTATTACAAACCCGCGCAATTGATGGTCAAGAAAATACTTGGTCAAATACCTACTCAATGAAATTCTATGAGGTGCAAAGTCAAATCACTGAGAGTAATCACGGTGTTTTAGATTATATGGTGGTGACATCAAATACCTTCTGGAAAGGCTTACCAGCAGAAAAACGTGCCATCTTTAAGTCATCTCTGGATGAAGCGATTGCCCTTGGCAACAAAATTGCCTCAGAAAAAGATAATGAAGATAGACAAGCGATTATTGACTCTAAGCGTTCTGAACTCGTCACGTTAACGCCTGCTGCACGCCAACAATGGATTAATGTTATGAAACCAGTTTGGGCTAAGTTTGAAGATCAAATTGGCAAAGACATGATTGATGCTGCTGTCGCGGCTAACACTAAATAG
- a CDS encoding TRAP transporter small permease yields MTVISRLFGYFEEGFLNLLITLMTLLVFGEVIARFFFDTGFLWIQELTLTLCGWFVLFGMSYGVKVGAHIGVDAFVSKLSGKPQKAVAIFACLCCIIYCAMFLKGAWDYLSQMYQIGIPMEDIDFPVWLIQQLDPDFAWETLRIDVDDGAVPIWLSQSILIIGFSMLTWRFIELFIAILKNQAVGFQLADEAKDSMHLIDEAALSTSSEQQRENDKDAK; encoded by the coding sequence ATGACCGTGATTTCAAGACTATTTGGTTATTTTGAAGAAGGCTTTCTTAATCTTTTGATTACATTAATGACATTGCTCGTTTTTGGCGAAGTTATTGCTCGTTTCTTTTTCGATACCGGTTTCTTATGGATCCAAGAACTCACCCTAACCTTATGTGGCTGGTTTGTACTATTTGGCATGTCTTATGGTGTCAAAGTGGGTGCACATATTGGCGTTGATGCCTTTGTGTCTAAATTGTCAGGCAAACCTCAGAAAGCGGTAGCGATCTTTGCATGTCTATGTTGCATTATTTACTGTGCGATGTTTTTAAAGGGGGCTTGGGACTACCTTAGTCAAATGTACCAAATTGGTATCCCGATGGAAGATATCGACTTTCCAGTATGGTTAATTCAACAGCTAGATCCCGATTTTGCTTGGGAAACATTGCGCATCGATGTAGACGATGGTGCCGTGCCGATTTGGTTATCTCAAAGTATTCTCATTATCGGATTTTCAATGCTCACCTGGCGCTTTATAGAATTGTTTATCGCTATTCTAAAAAACCAAGCCGTCGGCTTTCAATTGGCCGATGAAGCTAAAGACAGTATGCATTTAATTGATGAAGCAGCGCTATCCACATCATCCGAACAACAACGAGAAAATGATAAGGACGCGAAATAA
- a CDS encoding ABC transporter ATP-binding protein produces the protein MFKFFESLTQALPQEEPTQPPNTLYAFCRHYTRGFGLPLIVMSVLTAILAMLEVSLFGFMGKLVDWLVTKNPQTLWQDEGTTLIIMSVLVLVVIPLIVWLHASIVHQTLLGNYPMAIRWQAHRYLLKQSISFYQDDFAGRIATKVMQTSLAVRETVMKLLDVLMYILVYFTSMLVMIAAADVRLMLPMLVWLAAYVLIQWKLVPKLKAISTEQADARSTMTGRIVDSYTNISTVKLFSHTTQEADYAQDSMTHFLKTVYGQMRLVTIINVLVQIINYVLAFTIAAVSIWLWADNAITVGAIAIAVSLALRLNGMSQWIMWEISSLFENIGTVTDGMNTLSKPIAIQDKPNAKDITVDQGKIDFNQVSFHYGEKAGVIEQLNLNIKAGEKVGLVGRSGAGKSTLVNLLMRFHDVEKGQILIDDQPITDITQDSLRANIGMVTQDTSLLHRSIRENILYGDPHASDEQLVAAITQAQAVEFIDNLTDPFGNKGLDAQVGERGVKLSGGQRQRIAIARVLLKNAPILLLDEATSALDSEVEAAIQESLYELMEGKTVIAIAHRLSTIAAMDRLIVLDKGCIVEQGTHLELIDAKGIYAQLWAHQTGGFLGLD, from the coding sequence ATGTTTAAATTTTTTGAATCATTGACCCAAGCACTGCCACAAGAAGAGCCGACCCAGCCCCCCAATACCCTGTATGCATTTTGCCGCCATTATACCCGCGGATTTGGGTTACCTTTAATTGTGATGTCGGTGCTAACGGCCATATTGGCGATGTTGGAAGTCTCGCTCTTTGGGTTTATGGGCAAATTAGTCGATTGGTTAGTGACCAAAAACCCGCAAACCTTATGGCAAGATGAAGGTACAACATTAATTATCATGTCGGTGCTTGTGTTAGTGGTTATTCCGCTGATTGTCTGGCTGCATGCGTCTATCGTGCATCAAACACTATTGGGCAACTACCCTATGGCGATTCGCTGGCAAGCACATCGCTATTTGCTTAAACAAAGCATCTCATTTTATCAAGATGACTTTGCCGGACGAATAGCCACTAAGGTTATGCAAACATCGCTTGCAGTCCGTGAAACGGTGATGAAATTACTCGACGTTCTCATGTATATCTTGGTTTATTTCACCTCGATGCTGGTGATGATTGCCGCTGCTGATGTGCGCCTGATGCTGCCCATGCTCGTATGGTTGGCTGCTTACGTCTTAATTCAGTGGAAATTAGTGCCAAAGTTAAAGGCGATATCCACAGAGCAAGCCGATGCTCGATCAACCATGACCGGGCGTATTGTTGACAGTTATACCAATATTTCTACCGTAAAGCTGTTCTCACATACCACCCAAGAAGCTGACTATGCTCAAGACAGCATGACACATTTCTTAAAAACTGTTTATGGCCAAATGCGCCTGGTAACGATCATTAATGTCTTAGTACAAATCATTAATTATGTGTTGGCGTTTACTATCGCTGCGGTATCTATTTGGTTATGGGCTGACAATGCGATTACGGTTGGCGCAATTGCCATTGCTGTAAGTTTAGCCCTCCGTTTAAATGGTATGTCACAGTGGATTATGTGGGAAATCAGTTCGCTATTTGAAAACATTGGTACCGTTACCGATGGAATGAATACTTTATCGAAACCGATTGCGATTCAAGATAAACCCAACGCCAAAGACATTACTGTTGATCAGGGTAAAATCGATTTTAACCAAGTGAGTTTTCATTATGGCGAAAAAGCAGGAGTCATTGAACAGCTAAACCTGAATATTAAAGCTGGCGAAAAAGTCGGTTTAGTGGGACGTTCTGGTGCAGGAAAGTCGACATTAGTAAACTTACTAATGCGTTTTCATGATGTTGAAAAAGGCCAAATACTCATTGATGACCAACCTATAACAGATATTACCCAAGACTCATTACGGGCAAACATTGGTATGGTTACTCAGGACACATCTTTGCTGCATCGCTCAATTCGTGAAAACATTTTGTACGGCGATCCACATGCCAGTGACGAGCAACTAGTAGCTGCTATCACTCAAGCACAAGCAGTAGAGTTTATTGATAATTTAACTGACCCATTTGGTAACAAAGGACTCGATGCCCAAGTTGGTGAGCGCGGAGTCAAGCTATCTGGTGGCCAACGCCAACGTATTGCCATTGCAAGAGTATTATTAAAGAATGCACCCATTTTATTACTTGATGAAGCAACATCAGCGCTAGACTCTGAAGTTGAAGCCGCGATTCAAGAATCATTGTATGAATTAATGGAAGGCAAAACAGTGATAGCGATAGCGCATCGACTGTCGACGATTGCAGCTATGGATAGGCTAATTGTATTAGATAAAGGCTGTATTGTTGAGCAAGGAACCCACCTAGAACTCATTGACGCTAAAGGCATATATGCACAGCTTTGGGCTCACCAAACCGGTGGTTTTTTGGGTTTAGATTAA